The Candidatus Methylomirabilota bacterium genome contains the following window.
CCTCTGCTCTACGAGATGCTCTGGCGGCTGGTCCACGAGAGCCGGGATCTGCTCGAACACCGGACGGACCCGCTGGTTCGCCGCCTCGTCGCCATGGCCGCCCAGGTTCGCCGCGAGGCCTACCACGAGGAGGTCGGCGAGATGCTGCGCCTCCAGGAGGGCGGCGGCGGCGCGGCAGCCTTCGTCCCGGCCGACGCCGGTCTCGGCGAGCTCCGCGAGGCCGCCACCCGCTGCACCGGCTGCGAGCTGTACCGGCACGCGACCCAGACCGTGTTCGGCCGAGGCCCCGCCGACGCGCGGATCGTCCTCGTCGGCGAGCAGCCGGGCGACCAGGAGGACCTCCAGGGAGCGCCCTTCGTCGGGCCCGCCGGCGAGGTGCTCGACCGCGCCCTGGCGGAAGTGGGGCTGGCGCGGGAGCGGCTCTACGTGACGAACGTGGTCAAGCACTTCAAGTTCGTCGAGCGGGGCAAGCGGCGTATCCACCAGACTCCCCGCCTCCCGGAAGTCGCCGCCTGCCGCCCGTGGCTCGACGCCGAGCTGGCCGTCGTCAAGCCGCGCGTCCTGGTCTGCCTGGGGGCGACCGCGGCCCGAGCGCTCTTCGGGCCGGACTTCCGCCTGTTGCGGGAGCGTGGCCGCTTCATCGAGACCCCGTGGGCGTCGAGGACCCTCGCCACGCTCCACCCGTCCGCGGTCCTGCGGGGCGAGAACGAGGCTGCCCAGGCGCGACTCTACCAGATGCTGGTGGCCGACCTCCGGATGGCGGCCGAGGCCTCGGCCGGCTGAGCGGATCCGCCCGCCGAGTGCCTCACGGGATCAGGAGAACCTTGCCCGTCGTCTTGCGTCCCTCCAGCTGCCGGTGCGCCTCGGGCGCGTCGGTCAGCGGGAAGGTGGCGCCGATCCGCAGCTTGAGCTCGCCCTTCTGAATCCAGCCCAGCACGTCGCCGGCACGCTTGAGCAACTCCTCGCGGGTGAGGATGTGATGGTTGAGGCTGGGCCGCGTGAGGAAGAGGGACCCCTTGACGTTCAGGACCTGTGGGTCGAAGAGCCCCACCGGCCCGCTCGACTGCCCGTATAGGACCATGTAGCCGCGCGGGGCCAGGCAGCTCAGGCTCTTGTCGAAGGTGTCCTTCCCGACCGAGTCGTACACGACCTGGAGTCCCTTGCCGCCCGTCAACCGCTTCACCTCGGCCT
Protein-coding sequences here:
- a CDS encoding UdgX family uracil-DNA binding protein (This protein belongs to the uracil DNA glycosylase superfamily, members of which act in excision repair of DNA. However, it belongs more specifically to UdgX branch, whose founding member was found to bind uracil in DNA (where it does not belong), without cleaving it, appears to promote DNA repair by a pathway involving RecA, rather than base excision.), giving the protein MRQVAIEPTFESWQAAARTLLRERVPPSEVVWLDSAASPGGTGPAGSGPPPDPDSSQPVARVPRQFIELAGQVVRHRDPARWPLLYEMLWRLVHESRDLLEHRTDPLVRRLVAMAAQVRREAYHEEVGEMLRLQEGGGGAAAFVPADAGLGELREAATRCTGCELYRHATQTVFGRGPADARIVLVGEQPGDQEDLQGAPFVGPAGEVLDRALAEVGLARERLYVTNVVKHFKFVERGKRRIHQTPRLPEVAACRPWLDAELAVVKPRVLVCLGATAARALFGPDFRLLRERGRFIETPWASRTLATLHPSAVLRGENEAAQARLYQMLVADLRMAAEASAG
- a CDS encoding quinone oxidoreductase, which codes for GAGVTTVKPGERVAWTGVPGSYASHNVVPADRLVTLPADLDARAGAAAMLQGMTAHYLAHSSYPLKPGDSCLVHAAAGGVGLLLCQMAKRAGARVIGTVSTEAKAKLAREAGAGEVILYSQHDFEAEVKRLTGGKGLQVVYDSVGKDTFDKSLSCLAPRGYMVLYGQSSGPVGLFDPQVLNVKGSLFLTRPSLNHHILTREELLKRAGDVLGWIQKGELKLRIGATFPLTDAPEAHRQLEGRKTTGKVLLIP